A section of the Bombus huntii isolate Logan2020A chromosome 5, iyBomHunt1.1, whole genome shotgun sequence genome encodes:
- the LOC126865673 gene encoding glutaminase liver isoform, mitochondrial isoform X1, with protein sequence MNCEAIVRGVRMLKIVKVGSNGLRRLHTSNKRRAAVPASKKLGRAKYLDAAFGSALELERAQTREYSFIHDSHYMYTRDQDQATNAEDVLFDMFKNEDTGLLAVGKFLAALRTTGLRNEDPRLQEFTDNLRKEHLKCGGHEGVSHETQKLNREQFRRIINPNIVLISRAFRHQFIIPDWSGFTKHIEDFYWKCKSNSEGKVASYIPQLARMNPDYWGVSVCTIDGQRFSIGDTSIPFTLQSCSKPLTYAIALDRLGQEVVHQYVGQEPSGRNFNELVLDYNKKPHNPMINAGAILICSLLKSLIKPEMTLAEKFDFTINYFKRLAGEENLGFNNAVFLSEREAADRNYALGFYMREHNCYPDKSNLKEILDFYFQCCSMEANCDTMSVMAATLANGGICPITEEKVLKPDSVRDVLSLMHSCGMYDYSGQFAFKVGIPAKSGVSGCLLVVIPNVMGICTWSPPLDPLGNSCRGVQFCQELVSEFNFHSTYYDHRYDNLKHATNKKDPRRHKYETKGLSIVNLLFSAASGDVTAMRRHRLSGMDMTLSDYDGRTALHLAASEGHLDCVEFLIEQCGVPHNPKDRWGKRPIDEAETFGHMQVVEYLNNYAIALKTEQKNEEKENNTEEGDQIKVAESTTQTPIP encoded by the exons ATGAACTGCGAGGCGATCGTCAGGGGCGTGAGAATGCTGAAGATCGTCAAGGTCGGCTCGAACGGACTCAGAAGGCTGCACACAAGCAATAAG AGACGAGCGGCGGTACCAGCGTCGAAGAAACTGGGACGTGCAAAATACTTGGATGCCGCTTTTGGAAGTGCCTTAGAATTAGAACGAGCACAGACACG CGAGTACAGCTTCATTCATGACAGTCATTACATGTA CACTAGAGATCAAGATCAAGCGACGAACGCGGAAGATGTCCTCTTCGACATGTTTAAAAACGAGGATACCGGCCTCCTAGCGGTGGGAAAGTTTTTGGCC GCTTTGAGGACCACCGGTTTGCGAAACGAAGACCCTAGACTTCAAGAATTTACGGATAATTTACGAAAGGAACACTTGAAGTGCGGAGGTCACGAGGGTGTATCTCACGAGACTCAAAAATTGAATAGAGAACAATTTAGACG AATTATAAATCCGAACATAGTGCTGATCTCGCGGGCGTTTAGGCATCAATTCATTATCCCCGACTGGTCGGGCTTCACCAAGCACATAGAGGACTTCTACTGGAAATGCAAATCGAACTCGGAGGGCAAGGTCGCCTCGTACATACCGCAATTAGCGAGGATGAATCCAGATTACTGGGGCGTTTCCGTTTGCACGATCGATGGACAGAGATTCAGCATCGGCGACACCTCGATCCCGTTTACTTTGCAAAGTTGTAGCAAGCCCTTGACTTATGCGATCGCTTTAGATAGGCTGGGACAGGAAGTGGTCCATCAATACGTTGGCCAGGAACCATCCGGAAGAAACTTCAACGAGTTGGTGCTAGATTACAACA AGAAACCTCATAATCCTATGATCAACGCTGGGGCAATCTTAATCTGTTCTCTCCTAAAGTCTCTAATCAAGCCTGAAATGACTTTAGCCGAAAAATTCGATTTTACAATAAACTACTTCAAGAGGCTAGCTGGTGAAGAGAATCTAGGCTTCAACAACGCTGTGTTTTTATCGGAACGGGAAGCTGCTGACAGAAATTACGCACTTGGATTCTACATGAGGGAGCACAATTGTTATCCCGATAAATCGAATCTAAAAGAAATCTTGGATTTCTATTTCCAG TGTTGCTCCATGGAGGCGAATTGTGACACAATGTCAGTGATGGCAGCCACTTTGGCCAACGGTGGTATTTGTCCCATCACCGAAGAAAAAGTTTTAAAGCCTGACAGCGTTCGAGATGTTCTGAGTTTAATGCACAGCTGTGGAATGTACGACTACAGTGGCCAATTTGCGTTCAAG GTTGGCATACCAGCGAAGTCCGGAGTGTCAGGATGTCTCTTGGTAGTGATACCAAACGTGATGGGTATTTGCACGTGGTCTCCACCCTTGGATCCCCTTGGGAACTCCTGCAGAGGCGTCCAATTCTGCCAGGAACTCGTCTCTGAGTTCAACTTTCATAG CACCTACTATGATCACAGGTACGACAATCTGAAGCACGCGACTAACAAGAAAGATCCGAGGAGGCACAAATACGAAACCAAAGGGCTGTCGATCGTTAATCTTCTGTTCAGCGCAGCCAGTGGCGATGTTACGGCGATGAGAAG gCATCGATTGAGCGGAATGGACATGACCCTGTCGGATTATGATGGTCGAACAGCTCTGCATTTAGCTGCTAGCGAAGGACATCTGGATTGTGTCGAATTTTTAATCGAACAGTGTGGAGTTCCTCACAATCCTAAGGACAG ATGGGGAAAAAGGCCGATCGATGAAGCAGAAACATTCGGACACATGCAAGTGGTGGAATACTTAAACAACTACGCTATAGCCTTAAAGACGGAacagaaaaacgaagaaaaggagaataATAC
- the LOC126865673 gene encoding glutaminase liver isoform, mitochondrial isoform X2: MNCEAIVRGVRMLKIVKVGSNGLRRLHTSNKRRAAVPASKKLGRAKYLDAAFGSALELERAQTREYSFIHDSHYMYTRDQDQATNAEDVLFDMFKNEDTGLLAVGKFLAALRTTGLRNEDPRLQEFTDNLRKEHLKCGGHEGVSHETQKLNREQFRRIINPNIVLISRAFRHQFIIPDWSGFTKHIEDFYWKCKSNSEGKVASYIPQLARMNPDYWGVSVCTIDGQRFSIGDTSIPFTLQSCSKPLTYAIALDRLGQEVVHQYVGQEPSGRNFNELVLDYNKKPHNPMINAGAILICSLLKSLIKPEMTLAEKFDFTINYFKRLAGEENLGFNNAVFLSEREAADRNYALGFYMREHNCYPDKSNLKEILDFYFQCCSMEANCDTMSVMAATLANGGICPITEEKVLKPDSVRDVLSLMHSCGMYDYSGQFAFKVGIPAKSGVSGCLLVVIPNVMGICTWSPPLDPLGNSCRGVQFCQELVSEFNFHRYDNLKHATNKKDPRRHKYETKGLSIVNLLFSAASGDVTAMRRHRLSGMDMTLSDYDGRTALHLAASEGHLDCVEFLIEQCGVPHNPKDRWGKRPIDEAETFGHMQVVEYLNNYAIALKTEQKNEEKENNTEEGDQIKVAESTTQTPIP, from the exons ATGAACTGCGAGGCGATCGTCAGGGGCGTGAGAATGCTGAAGATCGTCAAGGTCGGCTCGAACGGACTCAGAAGGCTGCACACAAGCAATAAG AGACGAGCGGCGGTACCAGCGTCGAAGAAACTGGGACGTGCAAAATACTTGGATGCCGCTTTTGGAAGTGCCTTAGAATTAGAACGAGCACAGACACG CGAGTACAGCTTCATTCATGACAGTCATTACATGTA CACTAGAGATCAAGATCAAGCGACGAACGCGGAAGATGTCCTCTTCGACATGTTTAAAAACGAGGATACCGGCCTCCTAGCGGTGGGAAAGTTTTTGGCC GCTTTGAGGACCACCGGTTTGCGAAACGAAGACCCTAGACTTCAAGAATTTACGGATAATTTACGAAAGGAACACTTGAAGTGCGGAGGTCACGAGGGTGTATCTCACGAGACTCAAAAATTGAATAGAGAACAATTTAGACG AATTATAAATCCGAACATAGTGCTGATCTCGCGGGCGTTTAGGCATCAATTCATTATCCCCGACTGGTCGGGCTTCACCAAGCACATAGAGGACTTCTACTGGAAATGCAAATCGAACTCGGAGGGCAAGGTCGCCTCGTACATACCGCAATTAGCGAGGATGAATCCAGATTACTGGGGCGTTTCCGTTTGCACGATCGATGGACAGAGATTCAGCATCGGCGACACCTCGATCCCGTTTACTTTGCAAAGTTGTAGCAAGCCCTTGACTTATGCGATCGCTTTAGATAGGCTGGGACAGGAAGTGGTCCATCAATACGTTGGCCAGGAACCATCCGGAAGAAACTTCAACGAGTTGGTGCTAGATTACAACA AGAAACCTCATAATCCTATGATCAACGCTGGGGCAATCTTAATCTGTTCTCTCCTAAAGTCTCTAATCAAGCCTGAAATGACTTTAGCCGAAAAATTCGATTTTACAATAAACTACTTCAAGAGGCTAGCTGGTGAAGAGAATCTAGGCTTCAACAACGCTGTGTTTTTATCGGAACGGGAAGCTGCTGACAGAAATTACGCACTTGGATTCTACATGAGGGAGCACAATTGTTATCCCGATAAATCGAATCTAAAAGAAATCTTGGATTTCTATTTCCAG TGTTGCTCCATGGAGGCGAATTGTGACACAATGTCAGTGATGGCAGCCACTTTGGCCAACGGTGGTATTTGTCCCATCACCGAAGAAAAAGTTTTAAAGCCTGACAGCGTTCGAGATGTTCTGAGTTTAATGCACAGCTGTGGAATGTACGACTACAGTGGCCAATTTGCGTTCAAG GTTGGCATACCAGCGAAGTCCGGAGTGTCAGGATGTCTCTTGGTAGTGATACCAAACGTGATGGGTATTTGCACGTGGTCTCCACCCTTGGATCCCCTTGGGAACTCCTGCAGAGGCGTCCAATTCTGCCAGGAACTCGTCTCTGAGTTCAACTTTCATAG GTACGACAATCTGAAGCACGCGACTAACAAGAAAGATCCGAGGAGGCACAAATACGAAACCAAAGGGCTGTCGATCGTTAATCTTCTGTTCAGCGCAGCCAGTGGCGATGTTACGGCGATGAGAAG gCATCGATTGAGCGGAATGGACATGACCCTGTCGGATTATGATGGTCGAACAGCTCTGCATTTAGCTGCTAGCGAAGGACATCTGGATTGTGTCGAATTTTTAATCGAACAGTGTGGAGTTCCTCACAATCCTAAGGACAG ATGGGGAAAAAGGCCGATCGATGAAGCAGAAACATTCGGACACATGCAAGTGGTGGAATACTTAAACAACTACGCTATAGCCTTAAAGACGGAacagaaaaacgaagaaaaggagaataATAC
- the LOC126865673 gene encoding glutaminase liver isoform, mitochondrial isoform X4 has translation MNCEAIVRGVRMLKIVKVGSNGLRRLHTSNKRRAAVPASKKLGRAKYLDAAFGSALELERAQTRTRDQDQATNAEDVLFDMFKNEDTGLLAVGKFLAALRTTGLRNEDPRLQEFTDNLRKEHLKCGGHEGVSHETQKLNREQFRRIINPNIVLISRAFRHQFIIPDWSGFTKHIEDFYWKCKSNSEGKVASYIPQLARMNPDYWGVSVCTIDGQRFSIGDTSIPFTLQSCSKPLTYAIALDRLGQEVVHQYVGQEPSGRNFNELVLDYNKKPHNPMINAGAILICSLLKSLIKPEMTLAEKFDFTINYFKRLAGEENLGFNNAVFLSEREAADRNYALGFYMREHNCYPDKSNLKEILDFYFQCCSMEANCDTMSVMAATLANGGICPITEEKVLKPDSVRDVLSLMHSCGMYDYSGQFAFKVGIPAKSGVSGCLLVVIPNVMGICTWSPPLDPLGNSCRGVQFCQELVSEFNFHSTYYDHRYDNLKHATNKKDPRRHKYETKGLSIVNLLFSAASGDVTAMRRHRLSGMDMTLSDYDGRTALHLAASEGHLDCVEFLIEQCGVPHNPKDRWGKRPIDEAETFGHMQVVEYLNNYAIALKTEQKNEEKENNTEEGDQIKVAESTTQTPIP, from the exons ATGAACTGCGAGGCGATCGTCAGGGGCGTGAGAATGCTGAAGATCGTCAAGGTCGGCTCGAACGGACTCAGAAGGCTGCACACAAGCAATAAG AGACGAGCGGCGGTACCAGCGTCGAAGAAACTGGGACGTGCAAAATACTTGGATGCCGCTTTTGGAAGTGCCTTAGAATTAGAACGAGCACAGACACG CACTAGAGATCAAGATCAAGCGACGAACGCGGAAGATGTCCTCTTCGACATGTTTAAAAACGAGGATACCGGCCTCCTAGCGGTGGGAAAGTTTTTGGCC GCTTTGAGGACCACCGGTTTGCGAAACGAAGACCCTAGACTTCAAGAATTTACGGATAATTTACGAAAGGAACACTTGAAGTGCGGAGGTCACGAGGGTGTATCTCACGAGACTCAAAAATTGAATAGAGAACAATTTAGACG AATTATAAATCCGAACATAGTGCTGATCTCGCGGGCGTTTAGGCATCAATTCATTATCCCCGACTGGTCGGGCTTCACCAAGCACATAGAGGACTTCTACTGGAAATGCAAATCGAACTCGGAGGGCAAGGTCGCCTCGTACATACCGCAATTAGCGAGGATGAATCCAGATTACTGGGGCGTTTCCGTTTGCACGATCGATGGACAGAGATTCAGCATCGGCGACACCTCGATCCCGTTTACTTTGCAAAGTTGTAGCAAGCCCTTGACTTATGCGATCGCTTTAGATAGGCTGGGACAGGAAGTGGTCCATCAATACGTTGGCCAGGAACCATCCGGAAGAAACTTCAACGAGTTGGTGCTAGATTACAACA AGAAACCTCATAATCCTATGATCAACGCTGGGGCAATCTTAATCTGTTCTCTCCTAAAGTCTCTAATCAAGCCTGAAATGACTTTAGCCGAAAAATTCGATTTTACAATAAACTACTTCAAGAGGCTAGCTGGTGAAGAGAATCTAGGCTTCAACAACGCTGTGTTTTTATCGGAACGGGAAGCTGCTGACAGAAATTACGCACTTGGATTCTACATGAGGGAGCACAATTGTTATCCCGATAAATCGAATCTAAAAGAAATCTTGGATTTCTATTTCCAG TGTTGCTCCATGGAGGCGAATTGTGACACAATGTCAGTGATGGCAGCCACTTTGGCCAACGGTGGTATTTGTCCCATCACCGAAGAAAAAGTTTTAAAGCCTGACAGCGTTCGAGATGTTCTGAGTTTAATGCACAGCTGTGGAATGTACGACTACAGTGGCCAATTTGCGTTCAAG GTTGGCATACCAGCGAAGTCCGGAGTGTCAGGATGTCTCTTGGTAGTGATACCAAACGTGATGGGTATTTGCACGTGGTCTCCACCCTTGGATCCCCTTGGGAACTCCTGCAGAGGCGTCCAATTCTGCCAGGAACTCGTCTCTGAGTTCAACTTTCATAG CACCTACTATGATCACAGGTACGACAATCTGAAGCACGCGACTAACAAGAAAGATCCGAGGAGGCACAAATACGAAACCAAAGGGCTGTCGATCGTTAATCTTCTGTTCAGCGCAGCCAGTGGCGATGTTACGGCGATGAGAAG gCATCGATTGAGCGGAATGGACATGACCCTGTCGGATTATGATGGTCGAACAGCTCTGCATTTAGCTGCTAGCGAAGGACATCTGGATTGTGTCGAATTTTTAATCGAACAGTGTGGAGTTCCTCACAATCCTAAGGACAG ATGGGGAAAAAGGCCGATCGATGAAGCAGAAACATTCGGACACATGCAAGTGGTGGAATACTTAAACAACTACGCTATAGCCTTAAAGACGGAacagaaaaacgaagaaaaggagaataATAC
- the LOC126865673 gene encoding glutaminase kidney isoform, mitochondrial isoform X6: MDSFDFCEPFLDDFPHFRKTYLRTRDQDQATNAEDVLFDMFKNEDTGLLAVGKFLAALRTTGLRNEDPRLQEFTDNLRKEHLKCGGHEGVSHETQKLNREQFRRIINPNIVLISRAFRHQFIIPDWSGFTKHIEDFYWKCKSNSEGKVASYIPQLARMNPDYWGVSVCTIDGQRFSIGDTSIPFTLQSCSKPLTYAIALDRLGQEVVHQYVGQEPSGRNFNELVLDYNKKPHNPMINAGAILICSLLKSLIKPEMTLAEKFDFTINYFKRLAGEENLGFNNAVFLSEREAADRNYALGFYMREHNCYPDKSNLKEILDFYFQCCSMEANCDTMSVMAATLANGGICPITEEKVLKPDSVRDVLSLMHSCGMYDYSGQFAFKVGIPAKSGVSGCLLVVIPNVMGICTWSPPLDPLGNSCRGVQFCQELVSEFNFHSTYYDHRYDNLKHATNKKDPRRHKYETKGLSIVNLLFSAASGDVTAMRRHRLSGMDMTLSDYDGRTALHLAASEGHLDCVEFLIEQCGVPHNPKDRWGKRPIDEAETFGHMQVVEYLNNYAIALKTEQKNEEKENNTEEGDQIKVAESTTQTPIP, translated from the exons ATGGACAGTTTCGACTTCTGTGAACCATTCCTAGACGATTTTCCTCATTTTCGAAAAACGTACTTACG CACTAGAGATCAAGATCAAGCGACGAACGCGGAAGATGTCCTCTTCGACATGTTTAAAAACGAGGATACCGGCCTCCTAGCGGTGGGAAAGTTTTTGGCC GCTTTGAGGACCACCGGTTTGCGAAACGAAGACCCTAGACTTCAAGAATTTACGGATAATTTACGAAAGGAACACTTGAAGTGCGGAGGTCACGAGGGTGTATCTCACGAGACTCAAAAATTGAATAGAGAACAATTTAGACG AATTATAAATCCGAACATAGTGCTGATCTCGCGGGCGTTTAGGCATCAATTCATTATCCCCGACTGGTCGGGCTTCACCAAGCACATAGAGGACTTCTACTGGAAATGCAAATCGAACTCGGAGGGCAAGGTCGCCTCGTACATACCGCAATTAGCGAGGATGAATCCAGATTACTGGGGCGTTTCCGTTTGCACGATCGATGGACAGAGATTCAGCATCGGCGACACCTCGATCCCGTTTACTTTGCAAAGTTGTAGCAAGCCCTTGACTTATGCGATCGCTTTAGATAGGCTGGGACAGGAAGTGGTCCATCAATACGTTGGCCAGGAACCATCCGGAAGAAACTTCAACGAGTTGGTGCTAGATTACAACA AGAAACCTCATAATCCTATGATCAACGCTGGGGCAATCTTAATCTGTTCTCTCCTAAAGTCTCTAATCAAGCCTGAAATGACTTTAGCCGAAAAATTCGATTTTACAATAAACTACTTCAAGAGGCTAGCTGGTGAAGAGAATCTAGGCTTCAACAACGCTGTGTTTTTATCGGAACGGGAAGCTGCTGACAGAAATTACGCACTTGGATTCTACATGAGGGAGCACAATTGTTATCCCGATAAATCGAATCTAAAAGAAATCTTGGATTTCTATTTCCAG TGTTGCTCCATGGAGGCGAATTGTGACACAATGTCAGTGATGGCAGCCACTTTGGCCAACGGTGGTATTTGTCCCATCACCGAAGAAAAAGTTTTAAAGCCTGACAGCGTTCGAGATGTTCTGAGTTTAATGCACAGCTGTGGAATGTACGACTACAGTGGCCAATTTGCGTTCAAG GTTGGCATACCAGCGAAGTCCGGAGTGTCAGGATGTCTCTTGGTAGTGATACCAAACGTGATGGGTATTTGCACGTGGTCTCCACCCTTGGATCCCCTTGGGAACTCCTGCAGAGGCGTCCAATTCTGCCAGGAACTCGTCTCTGAGTTCAACTTTCATAG CACCTACTATGATCACAGGTACGACAATCTGAAGCACGCGACTAACAAGAAAGATCCGAGGAGGCACAAATACGAAACCAAAGGGCTGTCGATCGTTAATCTTCTGTTCAGCGCAGCCAGTGGCGATGTTACGGCGATGAGAAG gCATCGATTGAGCGGAATGGACATGACCCTGTCGGATTATGATGGTCGAACAGCTCTGCATTTAGCTGCTAGCGAAGGACATCTGGATTGTGTCGAATTTTTAATCGAACAGTGTGGAGTTCCTCACAATCCTAAGGACAG ATGGGGAAAAAGGCCGATCGATGAAGCAGAAACATTCGGACACATGCAAGTGGTGGAATACTTAAACAACTACGCTATAGCCTTAAAGACGGAacagaaaaacgaagaaaaggagaataATAC
- the LOC126865673 gene encoding glutaminase liver isoform, mitochondrial isoform X5: MKDMDQSIVMPCIELNDKCSMENSELVPMSSFVDPEYYSMRTKITCSMWLEKKSENSRRMLARFLSTRDQDQATNAEDVLFDMFKNEDTGLLAVGKFLAALRTTGLRNEDPRLQEFTDNLRKEHLKCGGHEGVSHETQKLNREQFRRIINPNIVLISRAFRHQFIIPDWSGFTKHIEDFYWKCKSNSEGKVASYIPQLARMNPDYWGVSVCTIDGQRFSIGDTSIPFTLQSCSKPLTYAIALDRLGQEVVHQYVGQEPSGRNFNELVLDYNKKPHNPMINAGAILICSLLKSLIKPEMTLAEKFDFTINYFKRLAGEENLGFNNAVFLSEREAADRNYALGFYMREHNCYPDKSNLKEILDFYFQCCSMEANCDTMSVMAATLANGGICPITEEKVLKPDSVRDVLSLMHSCGMYDYSGQFAFKVGIPAKSGVSGCLLVVIPNVMGICTWSPPLDPLGNSCRGVQFCQELVSEFNFHRYDNLKHATNKKDPRRHKYETKGLSIVNLLFSAASGDVTAMRRHRLSGMDMTLSDYDGRTALHLAASEGHLDCVEFLIEQCGVPHNPKDRWGKRPIDEAETFGHMQVVEYLNNYAIALKTEQKNEEKENNTEEGDQIKVAESTTQTPIP; the protein is encoded by the exons atgaagGACATGGATCAGAGCATCGTTATGCCTTGTATAgaattgaacgataaatgttCAATGGAAAATTCGGAATTAGTGCCGATGAGTAGCTTCGTCGACCCTGAATACTATTCAATGAGAACGAAAATTACGTGTTCAATGTGGTTAGAAAAGAAGAGTGAAAATTCGAGGAGGATGCTGGCGCGTTTTCTTAG CACTAGAGATCAAGATCAAGCGACGAACGCGGAAGATGTCCTCTTCGACATGTTTAAAAACGAGGATACCGGCCTCCTAGCGGTGGGAAAGTTTTTGGCC GCTTTGAGGACCACCGGTTTGCGAAACGAAGACCCTAGACTTCAAGAATTTACGGATAATTTACGAAAGGAACACTTGAAGTGCGGAGGTCACGAGGGTGTATCTCACGAGACTCAAAAATTGAATAGAGAACAATTTAGACG AATTATAAATCCGAACATAGTGCTGATCTCGCGGGCGTTTAGGCATCAATTCATTATCCCCGACTGGTCGGGCTTCACCAAGCACATAGAGGACTTCTACTGGAAATGCAAATCGAACTCGGAGGGCAAGGTCGCCTCGTACATACCGCAATTAGCGAGGATGAATCCAGATTACTGGGGCGTTTCCGTTTGCACGATCGATGGACAGAGATTCAGCATCGGCGACACCTCGATCCCGTTTACTTTGCAAAGTTGTAGCAAGCCCTTGACTTATGCGATCGCTTTAGATAGGCTGGGACAGGAAGTGGTCCATCAATACGTTGGCCAGGAACCATCCGGAAGAAACTTCAACGAGTTGGTGCTAGATTACAACA AGAAACCTCATAATCCTATGATCAACGCTGGGGCAATCTTAATCTGTTCTCTCCTAAAGTCTCTAATCAAGCCTGAAATGACTTTAGCCGAAAAATTCGATTTTACAATAAACTACTTCAAGAGGCTAGCTGGTGAAGAGAATCTAGGCTTCAACAACGCTGTGTTTTTATCGGAACGGGAAGCTGCTGACAGAAATTACGCACTTGGATTCTACATGAGGGAGCACAATTGTTATCCCGATAAATCGAATCTAAAAGAAATCTTGGATTTCTATTTCCAG TGTTGCTCCATGGAGGCGAATTGTGACACAATGTCAGTGATGGCAGCCACTTTGGCCAACGGTGGTATTTGTCCCATCACCGAAGAAAAAGTTTTAAAGCCTGACAGCGTTCGAGATGTTCTGAGTTTAATGCACAGCTGTGGAATGTACGACTACAGTGGCCAATTTGCGTTCAAG GTTGGCATACCAGCGAAGTCCGGAGTGTCAGGATGTCTCTTGGTAGTGATACCAAACGTGATGGGTATTTGCACGTGGTCTCCACCCTTGGATCCCCTTGGGAACTCCTGCAGAGGCGTCCAATTCTGCCAGGAACTCGTCTCTGAGTTCAACTTTCATAG GTACGACAATCTGAAGCACGCGACTAACAAGAAAGATCCGAGGAGGCACAAATACGAAACCAAAGGGCTGTCGATCGTTAATCTTCTGTTCAGCGCAGCCAGTGGCGATGTTACGGCGATGAGAAG gCATCGATTGAGCGGAATGGACATGACCCTGTCGGATTATGATGGTCGAACAGCTCTGCATTTAGCTGCTAGCGAAGGACATCTGGATTGTGTCGAATTTTTAATCGAACAGTGTGGAGTTCCTCACAATCCTAAGGACAG ATGGGGAAAAAGGCCGATCGATGAAGCAGAAACATTCGGACACATGCAAGTGGTGGAATACTTAAACAACTACGCTATAGCCTTAAAGACGGAacagaaaaacgaagaaaaggagaataATAC